Below is a genomic region from Granulicella sibirica.
TGGTTGTATCCATACTGCGGTGCGCCGCCCTGTAAAGGGTGGCCATTCTGGTCCGGGTACCCGTAGCCGGAGTGCCCGGTCTGTGGTGAACCGTAGGGAGATTGCCCGTAACCAGGTTGCCCATAGCCCTGTTGGCTATTGGGAGACGCCCCCTGCTGCTGTTGATTAGACGCCGGAGGTGCACCACCTTGCGCCTGCTGTCCATTCAAAGGCCTGCCATAGGGGTCTGTGTTAGGTCCATTGGGCGGTGGAACGTCCTGATCACCTGCTGCCTGTTGATCGCCATTCGCCGGAGCATAGGTCCCGTCTGACTGAAGCACCCCCTGCGGATTTCCGGCTCCTGCTAGCGCTTCCTGTCCCCTTTGCAACTGCTGATCCTGAGCCTGGCTCGGACCGCCGAGAGTCAACTCATCGACGACCTTCTGCACTCCTGGAGCGTTCGCGGCAAGCTGCTCCGCTTTATCACGCATACCTTCGGTGCCGACCGTCCCGCTTAAGGTCACCGTCCCATAGACCGTCGTTGTACTAATGCTCTGTGCAGCTAGCTCCGGTGCGCTCGCCAGCGCCTTAAGCACACTCGCCTCAACCTGAGCATCCGGAACGGTGCTGGTCTTCGTTTGGGCAATAGCTGCCGCTGCTGCCGACAGCGCCCCCGCCAGCACAAGTGCCGGAAAACCAAACCTTCTGACGCAACTGTCCAACCTCATCGCCAATCCTCCGGTTACGGCCAAGACCCGACGCAAATGGTCAACCGCACTGAACTC
It encodes:
- a CDS encoding BON domain-containing protein, giving the protein MRLDSCVRRFGFPALVLAGALSAAAAAIAQTKTSTVPDAQVEASVLKALASAPELAAQSISTTTVYGTVTLSGTVGTEGMRDKAEQLAANAPGVQKVVDELTLGGPSQAQDQQLQRGQEALAGAGNPQGVLQSDGTYAPANGDQQAAGDQDVPPPNGPNTDPYGRPLNGQQAQGGAPPASNQQQQGASPNSQQGYGQPGYGQSPYGSPQTGHSGYGYPDQNGHPLQGGAPQYGYNQQGPQGYGAGGGQQGGQVVTVPSGTLLQVRVNQHLNSKTIQAGTPFDAMVVNDIVANGQVAIPRGASVQGTVIDAESSGALKGRGELGLRLDRVTLSGQTYPISSDVFAARGGDKTVQTVNSAVGLGALGAIFGAVAGGGAGAAIGAGVGGAVGLGTSAASGRGNVFIPSEAVLSFRLTQPATVTTVSQVEMQRLGYGVPAGGPQMVRHYPPPPPYYYGPGYYPRYYYGPYGYYRY